Sequence from the Candidatus Ancaeobacter aquaticus genome:
AAATGCTAAAAAATAAATTAGTTTTTAGTCTATAGTCTGGGGTCTAATAATATGAATTGTCCATACTGTAGTCATCCTGAAGATAAGGTCGTTGATTCCCGTGCATCTCAAGATGGATGGGTTATACGGCGCAGAAGAGAATGCCTTGATTGTGAGAAACGGTTTACGACATATGAGCGTATTGAAGAATTGACGTTAAAAGTCATTAAAAAAGATAGTCGTAGAGAAGATTATGATCGGCATAAAATACTCTCAGGCGTTATGAAAGCATGTGAAAAGAGACCGGTGAGTATGGATGATATAGAAAAGACGGTTGATGGCGTTGAGATGGAACTAATGAAGGTATATGATAGGGAAGTGGAAAGTAACAATATCGGTGAAGTGGTTATGAAAAAACTGCATCTCCTTGATGAAGTAGCATATATCCGTTTTGCATCGGTGTATCGGCAGTTTAAAGATGTAAACGAATTTATGAGTGAAGTAAAAAATCTTCTTTCACCGAAAAATAATAAATAATATTTTTATCGTACAGGTCGTATAGAGATAACGGAATGGAAAAAAATAAAAATACAGTGGCATTTGTAAAGAAAAGGGATGGCAATGTCGTTCCTTTTGAAAAAAAGAAAATAGCGCACGCAATTTTTCAGGCGATAAAATCTGTTGGCACAGAAGATAGGTTGCTCGCCGACGAGCTTGCCGAATCAGTTGCGTTATATCTGGGCAAGCAATATCAGGGAAGTATACCTGATATTGAAACCATACAGGATACCGTTGAACG
This genomic interval carries:
- the nrdR gene encoding transcriptional regulator NrdR, which encodes MNCPYCSHPEDKVVDSRASQDGWVIRRRRECLDCEKRFTTYERIEELTLKVIKKDSRREDYDRHKILSGVMKACEKRPVSMDDIEKTVDGVEMELMKVYDREVESNNIGEVVMKKLHLLDEVAYIRFASVYRQFKDVNEFMSEVKNLLSPKNNK